One genomic window of Polyangium aurulentum includes the following:
- a CDS encoding ferritin-like domain-containing protein, with translation MDRTFGFRRDLARRLFGIALIAAPSAAALASGCGNDTQTPPGNTGGGGMGAGPDSYTSEACFNWPDPDAGGAAGAGGMGGAGGAGGTGGVAGVGGMGGAGGGSSACPSQADAAMYLLVAGGCELDMVTSEGVAKNGQCCYQVLHQSCTVGRPYLESGHARTAKSAPASPARAPWIEGNASLPDVSGLSPSTRAALAEAWKRDGLLEHASIASFGRFALELLAVGAPPHLIEMAHQASMDEIRHARLCLGLAAAYGDAPVALGPFPFGGRVEVGSNLADIASRAVREGCVGETLAAILAAEQLARATDPAVRAALAIIAEDEARHAELAWRTVAWAIESGGAEVRAAVTNAFAEAMAASPAAEENGQFDAALADHGRLDAREAREAMARAMVDVVRPAAEALLAGRTTQAEAITSPA, from the coding sequence ATGGATCGAACGTTCGGCTTTCGCAGAGACCTCGCGCGTCGCCTCTTCGGCATCGCGCTGATCGCGGCTCCATCGGCCGCCGCCCTCGCGTCGGGGTGCGGCAATGACACGCAGACCCCGCCTGGCAATACCGGCGGTGGCGGCATGGGCGCGGGCCCCGATTCCTACACCAGCGAGGCCTGCTTCAACTGGCCCGACCCCGACGCGGGCGGCGCGGCCGGAGCCGGCGGAATGGGAGGCGCGGGTGGCGCCGGTGGCACGGGCGGCGTGGCCGGCGTAGGTGGAATGGGCGGCGCGGGCGGTGGAAGCTCCGCGTGCCCCTCGCAGGCCGATGCTGCCATGTACCTCCTTGTCGCCGGCGGCTGCGAGCTCGACATGGTGACGAGCGAGGGCGTCGCCAAGAACGGGCAATGCTGCTACCAGGTGTTGCACCAGAGCTGCACGGTAGGCAGGCCCTACCTCGAAAGCGGCCACGCGCGCACCGCAAAGAGCGCCCCCGCCTCCCCTGCCCGCGCGCCCTGGATCGAGGGCAATGCCTCCCTCCCCGACGTCTCCGGTTTGTCCCCGTCCACCCGCGCCGCCCTCGCCGAGGCGTGGAAGCGCGACGGCCTGCTCGAGCACGCCTCCATCGCCTCCTTCGGCCGCTTCGCCCTCGAGCTGCTCGCGGTCGGGGCGCCGCCGCACCTCATCGAAATGGCGCACCAGGCCTCGATGGACGAGATTCGCCACGCACGCCTCTGCCTCGGCCTCGCGGCGGCTTACGGGGATGCGCCCGTGGCCCTCGGCCCGTTCCCCTTCGGGGGCCGCGTCGAGGTGGGCTCCAATCTCGCCGATATCGCCTCGCGGGCGGTGCGCGAGGGGTGCGTGGGAGAGACGCTCGCGGCCATCCTCGCGGCCGAGCAGCTCGCCCGCGCGACGGATCCGGCGGTGCGGGCCGCGCTCGCGATCATCGCCGAGGACGAGGCGCGCCACGCCGAGCTCGCCTGGCGCACGGTGGCGTGGGCCATCGAATCGGGAGGCGCCGAGGTGCGCGCCGCCGTGACGAACGCATTCGCGGAGGCGATGGCCGCGAGCCCTGCTGCCGAGGAAAACGGGCAATTCGACGCGGCGCTCGCGGATCACGGGCGGCTCGACGCCCGCGAGGCCCGCGAGGCGATGGCGCGCGCGATGGTCGACGTCGTCCGCCCCGCCGCGGAGGCGCTCCTCGCGGGGCGGACGACGCAGGCCGAAGCGATCACTTCCCCGGCTTGA